From Coregonus clupeaformis isolate EN_2021a unplaced genomic scaffold, ASM2061545v1 scaf0348, whole genome shotgun sequence, a single genomic window includes:
- the LOC123484520 gene encoding uncharacterized protein LOC123484520, whose amino-acid sequence MPKQGLARHKVISSGRLTGGGRGQGSKKRGAGRPLVTSTEPAYSLYSTDSENQVTIIHKGLDRCATLLNGILQAETAEAKPISVRGTGKTRAARSRPLCTLGKERVDAERRKQTKRPVTQTAKKTAPVQKTILSSLSYPGMRNNIQSSAGTSEPGSDARFNCRLTTSTPTLSPQRLPPNNTLSTLPPGPSLPLAQPGGSISGVASVHLGGSTSTAPLAAPGAVATPPPTGPVLSLLAAQPGGFISGVGGPAAQGRSRSCSLHLGALSVERLALSAPCPLTSLCLEKVDINLLFLLSPSSGNTSTLL is encoded by the exons ATGCCAAAGCAAGGGCTTGCTAGACACAAG GTGATATCCTCTGGAAGACTAACTGGAGGTGGGAGGGGCCAGGGCTCAAAGAAGAG GGGAGCAGGGCGTCCACTAGTAACTTCTACTGAGCCGGCCTATTCCCTCTACTCCACCGACTCAGAGAACCAG GTGACAATCATTCACAAGGGTCTGGATCGGTGTGCTACACTGCTCAATGGCATtctccaggcagagacagcag AGGCCAAGCCAATCTCCGTCAGGGGAACAGGGAAGACTCGAGCCGCCAGATCCCGACCGCTGTGTactctgggaaaggagagagtggaCGCAGAGAGGAGGAAGCAGACAAAGAGACCTGTCACTCAGACCGCTAAAAAAACAG CTCCCGTGCAGAAGACGATCCTATCATCCCTGTCGTATCCTGGGATGAGGAACAATATTCAGAGTTCAGCCGGAACGTCAGAACCGGGGTCAGACGCTCGTTTTAACTGTCGCCTGaccacctccacccccaccctGAGTCCCCAAAGACTCCCCCCTAACAACACACTATCGACACTACCCCCAGGCCCCTCACTCCCTCTAGCCCAGCCTGGAGGCTCCATCTCTGGGGTGGCATCAGTCCACCTGGGGGGCTCTACCTCCACAGCTCCGTTAGCTGCTCCTGGAGCTGTAGCTACACCTCCACCCACAGGcccagtcctctctctcctcgcaGCCCAACCAGGAGGCTTCATCTCTGGGGTTGGAGGTCCGGCTGCCCAGGGGAGATCCAGGTCCTGTAGTCTGCACCTTGGTGCTCTCTCTGTGGAGAGGCTAGCCCTGTCTGCCCCCTGCCCTCTGACATCTCTGTGTCTGGAGAAAGTGGACATCAATCTCTTATTCCTGCTCTCGCCCTCGTCAGGGAACACCAGTACTCTTCTCTGA
- the LOC123484534 gene encoding T-box transcription factor TBX19-like, translating to MKVEGLAEGSGRAGAGAGGTLCPGPASQCCISRLLSVVESELQAGREKGDPTEKQLKVTLEEAELWRKFKEVTNEMIVTKSGRRMFPVLKVSVSGLDPNAMYSFLLDFQPADSHRWKYVNGEWVTAGKPEPAGNGCVYIHPDSPNFGAHWMKAPVSFSKVKLTNKLNGGGQIMLNSLHKYEPQLHIVRVGGSHRMVTNVSFSDTQFIAVTAYQNEEITALKIKYNPFAKAFLDAKERNHPNSPLESPFDSHMGIQHCGWFLSNPDSLCSGGGPSFPYSGGLPLAPLMGTSTTPQASP from the exons ATGAAGGTTGAGGGTTTGGCAGAAGGTAGCggcagggctggggctggggctgggggtacCCTCTGCCCCGGTCCTGCCAGCCAGTGCTGTATCTCGCGACTGCTAAGCGTGGTGGAGAGCGAGCTGCAAGCGGGGCGCGAGAAGGGGGACCCCACCGAGAAGCAGCTGAAGGTGACGCTCGAGGAAGCGGAACTGTGGCGGAAGTTTAAGGAAGTCACCAATGAGATGATAGTCACCAAGAGCGGCAG gcgGATGTTTCCGGTGCTGAAAGTGAGTGTATCGGGTTTGGACCCCAACGCCATGTACTCCTTCCTGCTGGACTTCCAGCCAGCTGACAGCCACCGCTGGAAGTACGTTAACGGGGAGTGGGTTACAGCCGGTAAACCGGAGCCTGCCGGTAATGGTTGTGTGTACATCCACCCCGACTCACCGAACTTCGGAGCCCACTGGATGAAGGCACCAGTCTCCTTCAGCAAGGTCAAACTCACCAACAAGCTCAACGGAGGTGGACAG atcatGTTGAACTCTCTCCATAAGTATGAACCTCAGCTCCACATCGTGAGAGTGGGCGGAAGCCACCGAATGGTCACTAACGTCTCTTTCAGCGACACACAGTTCATCGCTGTCACTGCCTACCAGAACGAAGAg ATCACTGCTCTGAAGATCAAATACAACCCCTTCGCTAAGGCTTTCCTGGACGCCAAAGAGAG GAACCACCCGAACAGTCCATTGGAGTCCCCATTTGATAGCCATATGGGAATTCAACACT GTGGTTGGTTTCTGTCTAACCCAGACTCGCTGTGTTCAGGTGGGGGTCCTAGCTTCCCCTATAGCGGGGGTCTGCCTCTCGCCCCTCTCATGGGTACAAGCACTACCCCCCAGGCCAGCCCC
- the LOC123484536 gene encoding coiled-coil domain-containing protein 14-like, with protein MALAVGCKGCSPEETARQVMTVQYLLGELKALLAGQDALLRRRLRIVNQQLQERERAEKEARYVHCDNDVSALQSELNDAHTSLQELQRDNTELRQALVDTHSQLQQSEAECSRIRKDVQSALADVQGCNSRLEECQKENTALALNIQKREQEIHTLQEHLRALQVPVAESPTVTDIPTSRLPLTKRALDQYQDQQGPSDHPVSQYLWSLEQKGCGSVSLPCKGPECNYTHQQDFSSHRRRLDMDMASPGKGQNSSLDSTGLSLCEVRSLASDWSAGSSSTFDTRDEQEFRNGLAALDASIASLQKTIKQDLKR; from the exons ATGGCGCTGGCAGTGGGCTGTAAGGGCTGTAGTCCAGAGGAAACGGCTCGTCAGGTGATGACTGTTCAGTACCTCCTTGGAGAGTTGAAGGCTCTGCTCGCTGGCCAAG ACGCACTGCTACGCAG gcgtCTGAGGATAGTGAACCAACagttgcaggagagagagagagcagagaaggaGGCCAGATATGTCCACTGTGACAATGACG TGTCGGCTCTGCAGTCGGAGCTCAATGACGCTCACACAAGTCTGCAAGAGCTGCAGCGCGACAACACTGAGCTACGGCAAGCCCTGGTGGACACACACAGCCAGCTGCAGCAGAGTGAAGCGGAGTGCAGTCGCATCAGGAAAG atgtgcaGTCTGCTCTGGCTGATGTGCAGGGCTGTAACAGCAGGCTGGAGGAGTGTCAGAAGGAGAACACTGCACTGGCCCTCAACATCCAGAAGAGGGAGCAAGAGATCCACACACTACAGGAGcacctcag agctctacagGTCCCTGTCGCTGAGTCTCCCACTGTGACTGACATCCCTACGTCCCGCCTCCCTCTCACTAAACGAGCTCTGGACCAATACCAGGACCAGCAGGGTCCGTCAGACCACCCAGTCAGCCAATACCTGTGGTCGCTGGAGCAGAAGGGGTGTGGTTCTGTCTCCCTGCCCTGTAAAGGCCCTGAATGCAACTATACACACCAGCAGGACTTCAGT AGTCACCGGCGCCGTCTGGACATGGATATGGCATCACCGGGTAAGGGGCAGAACTCTTCACTTGACTCCACCGGCCTCTCCTTATGTGAGGTCAGATCCTTGGCTTCTGATTGGAGCGCAGGGTCAAGCTCGACCTTTGACACGCGTGACGAGCAGGAGTTCCGGAATGGGCTGGCCGCTCTGGACGCCAGCATTGCCAGCTTGCAGAAAACTATAAAGCAGGACCTCAAgagatga
- the LOC123484525 gene encoding LOW QUALITY PROTEIN: formin-like protein 2 (The sequence of the model RefSeq protein was modified relative to this genomic sequence to represent the inferred CDS: deleted 2 bases in 1 codon): MGNTESMESQLAVIRARAAPVKLPMPDPAELEERFSIALNSMNLPPDKVRLLRCYDNEKKWELICDQERFQVKNPPHTYIQKLRGFLDPAVTRKKFRRRVQESTQVLRELEISLRTNHIGWVREFLNEENQGLDVLVEYLSFAQYAVTFDGEVSEASTEERAVDSPWSRSIEDLHGDSNLPSPSSGNNIPRSARHSIGSALVSRSNTLPSRKTLKNSRLVCKKDDVHVCVMCLRAIMNYQYGFNMVMSHPHAVNEIALSLNNRNPRTKALVLELLAAVCLVRGGHEIILSAFDNFKTVCSETLRFEKLMEHFKNEDDNIDFMVACMQFINIVVHSVEDMNFRVHLQYDFTKLNLDDYLERLKHTESDRLQVQIQAYLDNVFDVGTLLEDAETKTAALERVEELEENMTHMTERLLDTENEAMAKIVELEKQLMQTHKELDTIRDVYTSTNNQVHTLRRIVREKDQTIRRQSRLERQAQEGGGGTLVVQGGGTLHPARGEGDGVGDFSSPSLTLGMTLSTSPETVGYGLPGVGLGMMPAPPPPPPPPPMPGMPGDISNGPYPAPPPPTPPPPPPPPLRSMESSGPLPPPPPPCAPPLPGCGGSPTVIFNSGLAAVKIKKPIQTKFRMPVFNWVALKPSQINGTVFNDIDDERILQELNVEEFEEMFKTKAQGPAVDVTLSRHKAPQKGPNRVSLLEANRAKNLAITLRKAGQGPELICRAIQTFDMRTVRVDFVECLMRFLPTEGEIKMLRQYERDRKPVEALSDEDRFMLQFSRIERLAQRMSIITFMGNFQDNIQMLTPQLHAIIAASVSIKSSQKLKKILEIILALGNYMNSSKRGAVYGFKLQSLDLLLETKTTDRKQTLLHYIANVVREKYPGVALFYNELHYVEKAAAVSLENVVCDVKECQRGMELSWREYSMHGHNPLLKDFISKHETRLQKLQEGRRIAQDAFDDAVKHFGDSSKTMPPSVFFPVFVRFIKAYRLAEEENEQRRRQEQALMEKLEQEELQQEQEEPKSPSNRPKQRQQESLITELRRRQGGKDSRHVYEGKDGAIEDIITVLKTVPFTARTAKRSSRFFCDPAHTE; the protein is encoded by the exons atgGGGAACACAGAGAGTATGGAGTCCCAGCTAGCGGTGATCCGGGCCAGGGCTGCTCCTGTCAAGCTGCCCATGCCTGATCCTGCTGAGCTGGAAGAGAGGTTCTCCATTGCACTg aACTCGATGAACCTGCCTCCTGACAAGGTGCGTCTGCTGCGTTGCTACGACAACGAGAAGAAGTGGGAGCTGATATGTGATCAG GAGCGGTTCCAGGTGAAGAACCCTCCTCACACCTACATCCAGAAGCTGAGAGGATTCCTTGACCCAGCCGTCACACGCAAG AAATTCCGTCGGAGAGTCCAGGAGTCGACTCAGGTGCTCAGAGAGCTGGAGATCTCACTACGGACCAATCACATCGG gtGGGTGAGGGAGTTTCTCAATGAGGAGAATCAGGGTCTGGATGTCCTAGTAGAGTACCTCTCCTTCGCTCAATACGCAGTCAC gtttgaTGGGGAGGTATCTGAGGCCAGTACTGAGGAGAGAGCTGTAGATTCCCCCTGGAGTCGTTCTATAGAAGATCTCCATGGAGACAGCAACCTGCCCTCCCCCTCCAGTGGCAACAACATACCGCGCTCCGCACGCCACTCTAtcgg TTCAGCGTTGGTGTCCAGGTCTAACACACTGCCCAGTAGGAAGACACTGAAGAACTCCCGACTGGTGTGTAAGAAGGACgacgtgcacgtgtgtgtgatgTGTCTCAGAGCCATCATGAACTACCAG taTGGCTTTAACATGGTAATGTCCCATCCTCATGCTGTGAATGAGATCGCTCTGAGCCTCAACAACAGAAACCCAAG gactaAGGCTCTGGTATTGGAGCTGTTGGCAGCTGTGTGTTTGGTCAGAGGAGGTCATGAGATAATCCTGTCTGCTTTCGACAACTTTAAAACA GTGTGCTCTGAGACCCTGAGGTTTGAGAAGCTGATGGAGCATTTTAAGAACGAGGATGACAACATTGACTTTATG GTGGCCTGTATGCAGTTTATAAACATTGTGGTACATTCTGTTGAGGACATGAACTTCAGAGTGCATCTTCAGTATGACTTTACCAAACTCAATCTGGACGATTACCtagag AGGTTGAAGCACACAGAGAGTGATCGGCTGCAGGTCCAAATCCAGGCTTACCTGGACAATGTGTTTGACGTGGGGACGCTGCTGGAGGACGCAGAGACCAAGACCGCCGCgctggagagggtagaggagctggaggagaatATGACCCAC ATGACGGAGAGGCTCCTGGACACAGAGAACGAGGCCATGGCCAAGATAGTGGAGCTGGAGAAACAGCTGATGCAAACCCACAAGGAGCTGGACACCATACGG GATGTGTACACTAGCACTAACAACCAGGTGCACACCCTGCGGAGGATCGTGCGTGAGAAGGACCAGACCATCCGCAGGCAGAGTCGACTGGAGCGCCAGGCTCAGGAGGGTGGAGGGGGCACCTTGGTGGTACAGGGAGGGGGCACCTTACACCCCGCGAGGGGCGAGGGGGACGGAG TGGGGGATTTTTCCTCCCCTTCTCTGACCCTCGGCATGACCCTCTCCACCAGCCCAGAGACAGTGGGCTATGGCTTACCAGGGGTGGGACTAGGGATGATgccagcccctccccctcccccaccacctccaccaaTGCCAGGGATGCCAGGGGACA TTTCAAACGGGCCCTACCCCGCCCCTccccctcctactcctcctcctccccctcctccccccttacGTTCCATGGAGTCCTCCGGccctctgcctccccctcctcctccatgcgcCCCTCCACTCCCCGGCTGTGGTGGATCACCCACTGTCATCTTTAACTCCGGCCTGGCAG ctgtgaAGATTAAGAAGCCTATTCAGACTAAGTTCCGTATGCCAGTGTTTAACTGGGTGGCTCTGAAACCAAGTCAGATCAATGGAACTGTCTTCAACGACATAGACGACGAGAGGATcctccag GAGCTGAATGTGGAGGAGTTTGAGGAGATGTTTAAGACCAAGGCCCAGGGGCCAGCAGTGGATGTGACTCTGAGCAGGCACAAGGCCCCTCAGAAGGGCCCCAACAGGGTGTCTCTGCTGGAGGCTAATAGAGCCAAGAATCTGGCCATCACCCTCCGCAAGGCTGGCCAGGGGCCCGAACTCATCTGTAGGGCCATCCAGAC GTTTGACATGCGTACTGTGCGTGTGGACTTTGTGGAGTGTCTGATGCGTTTCCTCCCCACTGAGGGAGAGATTAAGATGCTACGGCAGTACGAGAGGGACAGAAAGCCAGTGGAGGCACTGAGCGATGAGGACCGTTTCATGTTGCAGTTCAGCCGCATAGAGAGACTGGCCCAACGCATGTCCATCATCACCTTCATGGGCAACTTCCAGGACAACATACAGATGCTCAcaccg CAACTCCACGCAATCATCGCTGCTTCTGTGTCCATCAAGTCCTCCCAGAAACTCAAGAAGATTCtagag aTTATCCTGGCTCTGGGGAACTATATGAACAGCAGTAAGAGAGGAGCGGTGTACGGATTCAAGCTGCAGAGTTTAGACCTG CTGCTGGAGACTAAGACCACCGACAGAAAGCAGACCCTGCTGCATTACATAGCCAACGTGGTGAGAGAGAAATACCCTGGAGTCGCTCTGTTCTACAACGAGCTGCACTATGTAGAGAAAGCTGCTgcag tgtccCTGGAGAACGTGGTGTGTGACGTGAAGGAGTGTCAGCGTGGTATGGAGCTGTCGTGGAGGGAGTACAGTATGCATGGCCACAACCCACTCCTCAAAGACTTCATCAGCAAACATGAGACCCGCCTGCAGAAACTACAGGAGGGACGACGCATCGCACAG GATGCATTTGACGATGCGGTGAAGCACTTTGGGGATAGCTCTAAGACCATGCCGCCCTCTGTCTTCTTTCCTGTGTTTGTACGATTCATCAAAGCCTACAGG ctGGCGGAGGAGGAgaatgaacagaggaggaggcagGAGCAGGCGTTGATGGAGAAGCTGGAGCAGGAGGAGCTGCAACAGGAGCAGGAGGAGCCTAAG tccccgtCCAACCGTCCAAAGCAGCGGCAGCAGGAGTCCCTGATTACAGAGCTGAGGAGGCGACAGGGTGGTAAAGACAGCAGACATGTCTACGAGGGCAAAGATGGAGCTATAGAGGACATCATTACAg TGCTGAAGACCGTCCCTTTCACTGCCAGGACGGCCAAACGCAGCTCCCGCTTCTTCTGTGATCCCGCCCACACTGAATAA